The Actinomycetota bacterium DNA segment GTGCTGGCGGTAGAACTCATCGGTGACGAGGAGTGGGTGGTAACGCTCGCCGGACGCCTCCGTCTCCACCAAAGCGGTCCGCACCTGAGACGTTCACGGCGACCAACGGGACACAGGTGGGTGCGGCTGACGTTCGACGCAAAGAACCGGGACCGAACGGTTCCCATCAGAGTCGAGGCACGCGAGCCGTACTACGACGATTGACGAGCCGATGCAGAACTGCCTGATCGCTCGGCGCTCGCTGATCGGGCATTCGATCGCGCGGAACGTGACCATGATGATCGTGTTCCCCAGATGACGTGCCGTCGACGCCACGGTCGGGGATGCGCAGCCGGCTCGGCCTAGCGAGTCTTAGCTAGTCGGCCATGAGATCGGCAAGTTCAAGAAGGGCATCGCGCTCGGTGGTGAGGCGAGGTCGGGCTCGCCTATGCACGGCCTCCGCCGGGTCGATCGCATGTTCGCAGCGAGCGGTGTAGGCGAGGGCGTACAGCGCCGCGGCGCCGGCCACAACCCGTTCGGCTGTCCCGAACCGCGCTCCTCGCGCCTCCTCATAGAGCGCTACGTAGGTGGCGATCTCGTTGGCGCTTGGAGCAATCTTGCTTCCGTCGACGGCCGACCAGGTGGCGGCCGCCTGGCCGACGGCGACGACCTCAGCAGCGTTGGAGAGGCTGTCCCAGTCGTACACCGCGAGCAACCCGGTCTCGTTCATGCGGACGTTCCTCGCGGACCAATCGCAATGGGCGATGACAGGCGTCGCGACATGGTCGTCGCGCACCGTCTTGGCCGCCTGTGCGAGCTGGTCGATCCACTCCGCCCCGGCAGCAGTGGCCTCGAAGTCGAAGACCGGGCTGTGCGGGATGGGATAGAGACCGTCCCGGTCGGCGTCCATCGGGTGCGGGCGTAAGCCGGAGCCGTCGAGGCCACGGCAGAGGTTGATCTGAGTTGCCAGCCCGGCCGCCGAAACGCTGAGCATCGCTTGCGTGATCGTTCGCTGCCCGGGGTCTGCAAGGTAGGCCTCGATGAGCGCGTGCCCACCGAGGAGGTGCACCGGCCCAGAGACAGGCCGCGGGCAAGGAAATCCAGAACTGGCAAGGGCACCTTGTGCTCGCTGGACTCCCCGCAAGAACTCATCCGACCAGCGTGGCTGGTACGCCTTAACGACGACCTTCGATCCGTTGTGCAGCAGCAGGCCGGCGACGCATCCGACCGAGGCCTCGTAGAACATCGCGGCTTCAATCTGCGTCCCGAGGCTGCGGCGGACCAGGCTCTCGAGCGCGGAGGCGATCTCCACGGCGTCCCCCGTGCCGAACACCACCCGTTCCACCAGGTCGGTACCGCAATCTGTGATCGACGTTGAGATCAGCCCGGCAAGCGCGGACACTCACTCACGCTACGACGATCGACGGCTCGCCGCGAGCGCCCAGAACTGCCGCTCCGCGCTCGTTAGGCGAGCTCGAGTCAATGGTGGACGCCGTGGCGACGCTCGCCGAGTCGGCATCGAGCCCGGCGCACCCACCACATGGGCGAGCCGAGCTTCGGGTTCTCAACCATTCCCCTCGTCAGNNNNNCCTTCTTCTTGCCCCGGCGCATCCAGCCGTCGATCGCCATCACCAGCGCGACGATGCCGTCGATGCGCTTGCCGCTCTGCTCGCGGTCCGGCTTCACCGGCTTGATGTTGTCGGCGTCGTCGCGCTTGACCTCGACCGAGTCAGCGTTCCAGCGCGCCACCGGGTTGCCGCCGTGGTTGAGCTCCTGGCCCTTCACCAGGCGCATGAGCTCCTTCATGGGCTCGCTCATCCCGAGGAAGCCCTGGCCGACCGGGAAGCAGGTGAGCTTACGCTTCTGCAGCTCCTGCACCGTGGGTGTCGCCATCCACCGGTCGTGGCTGATGTCCAGCGGTGTGGGCGGTGCCCGGCAGGTGGTGGTGCCCCGTAGGGTGGGGTAGCCGCACAGCCGGCGCCTCGCCCGTACCGCTGAGTCCGGAGGCGTGAGGTGCACGTCGATGGCGGACTTGTCTGTCATGCCGTGCGCCGTGAATGGATCGCCCAGTACCGACGCCGGGCGTCTAAGGAAACCCAATCGCCGGGGCTGGGAATCTGTCGATAGAGCGCCATCTCGGGGGCCCGATGACAAACGCTGACCTTCCCTTGTGGCCTCAGAGGCGGCAGTGAATGCACAGATCTGGCGACCAGCGGTTCTTGGCATCCATCGTCCACTCGATGAGCGGTGCAGACGGCAACCAGTCACGACGGAGGTGACGACCCACGACGAGTGGGACCACTTCCGTGGCGCCAGCAATCTCGAGCGCAGCCACAGCCGCGTGCAGATGGGCGCCGGTGGTGTAGGTGTCATCGACGAGCAGAACCCGTTGGGCCTTGACCGTCCCTCCGACCTGATAGGCATCAATCGCAGCCGTGTTCCGCCCGACGCCGCCCGGGCCGATATGCAGGACATCAGCAACCTCGGTCCTGACGGAGCGGATCATGCGCAGCGTCGTCTCGAGCGGATGTTGTCCAATACGGCCGGACTTTGAAGGCACGACAGCAACGGCGGTCCATTCGTCAGGACTAAGGCAGCGAGCGTGGCGGTCGAGGAAGAGACCGATGAGGCCGGCGAGCCGAAGGCGCTGGCGGGCTGCGACGTTCGCGCTAGGGCCCTTGTACTGCTTCAGCGTCGTGTAGATCTGAGTGTCCTGCATGGAAAGTGAAATCGGAGTGACCGGCTGCAGCGGTCGCCCGAGCGTCGCTCCAATTCTCAGGCAGCTGTAACACTCCGCGTACTGGTCCTCGATCCCTGTGCAGCAGATCCTGCACACACCACTGCCCGGTGGCTTCACCGGCAAAGCCGCGCCGAGTAGGCCACCCGCAGCCTTTTCGTAGCTGCTCACATCGTCAGCCAAGCGTAAGTTGCACCGGCTGCCCGCTCGGCGCGAGCGAATCGAGACGGTCGAGGACCTCCTCGACATCTCGAACCACAGCGACACCTGGCCGCTGCGCGTACCGCTCAGCCCACTCCTGATGCATGACGAGACCGTCGAGGAGGAACAGCTGCTTGCCATGCTCGAGGCACTTGCGCGCCTGCTGGCGAGCGCCGGACGTGTCGCCAGCCTCAACGACGACGGTTCCGAGCGATAACCCGGACGTAGTGACGTTGCGCATCAGGAAGGTCTGCCTGGTCGGCGGCGCTGTCGGCCAGAACTGCGAGACCACAGCACCGCCACTGGCGACGATCCGTTCGGCGAGATCGATGTTCGAGCGGGGATACGTCCGAGTGACGATGCCATGTCCGACGACCGCAGTAGTGCGGCCTCTGGCCTCCAGCGTGGCTGTCTGCGCGGCTGTGTCGATGCCCTCTGCGAGTCCCGACACCACCGTAACGGCAGCGCGCGCAAGCCCCGTAGCGAGCCGGCGCGCCTGTTCGAGACCGTCGGCAGATGGCTTCCGCGTCCCTACAATGGCGACGGAGCGCTCGCCGAGCGCGTCGAGATCGCCCCGAACGAAGAGAATCGGAGTGCGATCGTAAGCCTGGCGAAGGTTGACCGGGTAGCGGTCATCGCACACGGTTACGAGGCGCACATCCGGATGTGACTCGCGCAGAGAAGCGAGCGTCGTCCTCCAGCGGACAACGGCATCATCGGGCAACGCGTTCACCAAGCGTCGAGCCAGGTCGAGATCGACAGCCTCGAGGCCGGTGAGTCCGCCCAGGAGCCGCTCAGGTGAGCCAATGGTCTCCAGGAGGTCGCTGACGCGATGGCGGCTCACGCCATGGACAGCGTCTGCCGCCTCCGTGAAGGCAAGCACAAGCGCCTGCTCATCCGCCACGAGTCCATCTCCTCCGAACACCTGTTCGATCATAGCGACCGCAGACCAGCTTTGGAGGCAGCCTACGTCGAGGGGCAGCGCTGGCCGTCGAGGGGCAACCATCAATCCGCGGCGGTTGGCCCAGGGCGCCCGACGTGGTCATAGTTCGCCCGCGCCGGCGGGGTTCTCGTCGGCCTGGTCGGGGGGTCGAGCTCCGACATGCGGACCGCGGCAGCCGCCGCACCCCCTGGGCGCAGGTGCTCGAGTCCGTCGTCGTCACCGGTCACACCCGGCGGCGACGAGAGTGGCGAAGAGCTTGGCCGTCACTGCGGACGCCAGGCCGAGTGGGGAGAGTGCCTTCGCGGCGGGGTCTCGGCCCTGTGCCGTTCTGGTCAGCGCGGGTCGGCGAAACCGAACGATCGGCCTTCTCGCTCGCGAGCCAGTCAGCAGCGTGCTGGGCACGTCGAGCATCAGTCAAAGGGTCCTGGGGTGAAGTGCCGCTCAACCGACAAGAGGCGCTCGAGGTCGTCGCCGACTCGCTCAATCGAGCCCCGTTCGACCTTGGATCGAGCGTCGGGTGTGAAGCCCAGCTCCTTCGACCACGCGCGCAACGCCGCCTGCGCGTCGCGCATGACCTGTACCGACGGGTTCTTGACCAGAATCGCTTCGCCGCCATCGCCGCCGCGGGCCTGATCCGCTGATGAGCGCCCAGGGACGAGGGCGCCGCGCTTGGCGACGTCGGTCGCGGCCTCAACGAGTTCCGCCCACAGGGCGCAGTAGCAGGCGAGACCTCCTCGGTCGACCTCCTGGAGCCAGGTCGGGTACGCGGCGGTCGCCTTCAGCAGGCGGCGCCATTCGGCCTTGCCCTCGCGGGCCAGCCAGGTCGGCGGGTCGGCGTCGTAGCGGTCGACGCCCCGGGCGCGCTTGGCCCGGCCCGCCCGCGGTTGCTGGCCGTGGAGGGTGCGAAGGTGGTCGGGCTTACGCCGCTGCGGCATCGCTCACCCCGGCTTTCAAAAAATGGCCTCGAATCGCGGCCGCGCACGCGCGCTTAGCCAGCGGTATGACCGATATGGGCGGAAGTGGTGGTACCCCACCCCCACGCTCAGTGATGACGCCCCAGGCCCGTCTCGCGCGCCGTCTTGAGCGAGTGATGGGCGTGGCAGAGCGCTTGGAGGTGCTCGTCAGCATCCGGGTTCGGAACGCCCCGCTCGAGCAGCAGCTTGCGGCGCACAACGTGATCCACATCGGTCGCCGGACGCCCGCAACGCATCCCATCCTCGACCCACGAGCACTGCGGATGCCAGCGGAGGTAGCGGGCGGCGATCCGCTGCCACTTCGAACCGTAACCGCGCTCGCTCGGCGTGCCGCGGGCTCGTTCGCGGGCTCGTCGGTGCTCCGGGCACAGCCCACCGCCCTCGACCACCTCGGGACAGCCCGGCTGGATGCACGGGGAAGGTGGCCTCCGCGGACTCAATGCGCCACTCCCTCTCGCCACCCGGAGTGGGGTATGCGCGGTGACCGCCTGATCCTCGTACCGTCGGGTAAGCGCGTTCTGTCGCCCGCGAAATAAGAATCTGAACGAGACACACGCGGGGCAGTCCGCCGGGCAACCCAACTCCGTCCCCTATAGGTAGGGACGGGGTTGGGGTTGGGTTGACCCCACCCCCAACACCCGTCCCGCTGTGCACCTCGGTCGACCAACCCCGTCCCATGACGGGACGGGGTTGGAAATGACCTCTCACCAGCCTTTTCGTGAGTCACAAGACCAACTCCGTTGAACCCGGTCCCACATCGGGACGGGGTTGGTCGGCAGTCGCCCACAGCGACCGCTTCACCTTGCGGCCGCCCTCGGTGTGCTGGAGGGGCTCGGCGACGATCTTCCCGGCCTTCGCCAAGGCGTTGAACGCGTCTCGCGCGCAAGTCGCTTTGCCTGCGGTCTTGTCGATCACCTCGGTCTTGGTGAACGTCCAGGGCATGTCGGCCAGGCGCTCGAGGATGGCGAGCTTCGCGGTGTCGTCCTCCGGGTCCTGTCCGGGTCGGTGTCGGCGCAACTCCCAGTTGATGGCACCATCGAACTCGCCAAGCTCCTGGTCGAAGCGGCCGAGCTCGAGGTCCAACTCCCAGGTCGAGCCGCCCCACTGGCGC contains these protein-coding regions:
- a CDS encoding DNA-processing protein DprA, which translates into the protein MVAPRRPALPLDVGCLQSWSAVAMIEQVFGGDGLVADEQALVLAFTEAADAVHGVSRHRVSDLLETIGSPERLLGGLTGLEAVDLDLARRLVNALPDDAVVRWRTTLASLRESHPDVRLVTVCDDRYPVNLRQAYDRTPILFVRGDLDALGERSVAIVGTRKPSADGLEQARRLATGLARAAVTVVSGLAEGIDTAAQTATLEARGRTTAVVGHGIVTRTYPRSNIDLAERIVASGGAVVSQFWPTAPPTRQTFLMRNVTTSGLSLGTVVVEAGDTSGARQQARKCLEHGKQLFLLDGLVMHQEWAERYAQRPGVAVVRDVEEVLDRLDSLAPSGQPVQLTLG
- a CDS encoding phage terminase small subunit P27 family, with the translated sequence MPQRRKPDHLRTLHGQQPRAGRAKRARGVDRYDADPPTWLAREGKAEWRRLLKATAAYPTWLQEVDRGGLACYCALWAELVEAATDVAKRGALVPGRSSADQARGGDGGEAILVKNPSVQVMRDAQAALRAWSKELGFTPDARSKVERGSIERVGDDLERLLSVERHFTPGPFD
- a CDS encoding HNH endonuclease, whose amino-acid sequence is MSPRRPPSPCIQPGCPEVVEGGGLCPEHRRARERARGTPSERGYGSKWQRIAARYLRWHPQCSWVEDGMRCGRPATDVDHVVRRKLLLERGVPNPDADEHLQALCHAHHSLKTARETGLGRHH